A portion of the Hoylesella buccalis ATCC 35310 genome contains these proteins:
- a CDS encoding capsule assembly Wzi family protein codes for MKRHILLSVLLVATGVGHAQADFDAVNASSWNIGENTHYQVELQSSFADGKTPLWLHSNRHGLSSLEKNNGYLRAALIRPLRTDSARKWGIGYGLDVAAGVNHTSKMMVQQAFVELRWLHGALSVGSKEYPMELKNNQLSSGSQTLGINARPVPQVRLALPDYWMLPFGNRWLHVKGHIAYGKMTDDNWQHSFTQRQSKYADNVLFHSKAGYLKIGNEDRFCLFSIEMGLEMATLFGGTGYQPKSDGTVNVIRSQTGFRAFWNAFMPGGYDAPEEDIVYQNVEGDQLGSWLIRMNYDADTWRIGLYGEKFFEDHSSMFQLDYDGYGTGDEWNVKKKRKFFVYDFKDMMLGVELNLKYNDLVRNVVFEYLYTKYQSGPVYHDHTQNMSHHISGIDDFYNHYIYTGWQHWGEVMGNPLYRSPLYNEDGRINVQNNRFKAFHLGVSGEPWNGVSYRLLTTWQEGLGTYKMPFAAKQHNVSVMLEVGCRLKHGWNVRGSYGGDFGDILGNNQGVQLTIGKHGLFNL; via the coding sequence ATGAAACGTCATATATTACTGTCTGTTCTACTGGTCGCAACTGGAGTGGGGCATGCCCAGGCCGATTTCGATGCAGTAAACGCATCGTCGTGGAACATCGGTGAGAACACTCATTATCAGGTAGAGTTGCAAAGTTCGTTCGCTGACGGCAAAACGCCCTTGTGGCTCCATTCCAACCGGCATGGCTTGAGTTCGTTGGAAAAGAACAACGGTTATCTGCGTGCGGCCTTAATCAGACCCTTGCGTACCGACTCGGCACGCAAATGGGGGATTGGCTATGGCCTGGATGTGGCGGCGGGTGTCAATCATACCAGTAAGATGATGGTTCAACAGGCCTTTGTTGAGCTGCGGTGGTTGCATGGCGCGCTCTCTGTAGGGAGTAAGGAATACCCCATGGAGCTGAAGAATAACCAGTTGAGCAGCGGTTCTCAAACGTTAGGTATCAATGCCCGACCCGTTCCCCAGGTGCGTTTGGCCTTGCCCGATTACTGGATGTTGCCCTTTGGCAACAGGTGGTTGCACGTGAAAGGACACATCGCCTACGGCAAGATGACGGACGACAACTGGCAGCACAGCTTTACCCAGCGCCAGTCTAAGTATGCCGACAATGTGCTGTTTCACAGCAAGGCCGGCTATCTGAAGATAGGCAATGAAGACCGCTTCTGTCTGTTTTCAATCGAAATGGGGTTGGAGATGGCCACGCTTTTTGGTGGAACGGGCTATCAACCCAAGTCTGATGGAACGGTCAACGTGATTCGCAGTCAAACGGGGTTCAGGGCTTTTTGGAATGCTTTCATGCCTGGTGGCTACGACGCACCTGAGGAGGACATCGTTTATCAGAATGTGGAAGGCGACCAACTGGGCAGCTGGCTCATACGGATGAACTATGATGCGGACACCTGGCGCATAGGTCTGTATGGTGAAAAGTTTTTCGAGGACCACTCGTCCATGTTCCAACTCGATTACGACGGGTACGGAACGGGTGATGAATGGAACGTCAAGAAGAAAAGAAAGTTCTTTGTCTACGACTTTAAGGACATGATGCTGGGCGTAGAACTCAATCTGAAATACAACGACCTGGTGCGCAACGTGGTGTTTGAATATCTGTACACCAAGTATCAGAGTGGTCCCGTGTATCACGACCACACGCAGAACATGAGTCACCATATCTCGGGCATCGACGATTTTTACAATCACTACATTTACACCGGGTGGCAGCATTGGGGTGAAGTGATGGGCAACCCGCTGTATCGCTCGCCACTCTACAACGAGGATGGCCGTATCAACGTTCAGAACAATCGATTCAAGGCCTTCCACCTGGGCGTGTCGGGCGAGCCATGGAACGGCGTGAGCTATCGTTTGTTGACCACTTGGCAGGAGGGATTGGGAACCTATAAAATGCCCTTCGCAGCCAAACAGCACAACGTAAGTGTGATGCTGGAAGTTGGCTGTCGCCTCAAACATGGCTGGAATGTCCGAGGAAGTTATGGGGGCGATTTCGGAGATATTTTGGGCAACAACCAAGGCGTACAGCTCACCATCGGCAAACATGGATTGTTCAACCTGTAA
- the ansB gene encoding L-asparaginase 2 yields the protein MKHLRINILVIVALFVTVGLCAKPKVRILATGGTIAGVSTSSTSSAYNAGQLGVETLIAAVPQIKDIADVSGEQICNIGSQDMNDQVWLKLAKRINQLLNQEGYDGVLITHGTDTMEETAYFLSLTVHSNKPVILVGAMRSATAISADGPANLYNAVAAIATPESRDKGVMVCMNDQLFDAKSVIKTHTTDCGTFKGGIYGQIGNVFNGKAYYLQTPAYKRGTESVFNVDNLDKLPQVGIIYGYSNCSDLPIKAFVDAKYDGIVLAGVGDGNFYKDVFDVAIKAQNSGIQIVRSSRVPTGPTNLNAEVDDNKYHFVASLNLNPQKARVLLMLALTKTHDWQQIQKYYQEY from the coding sequence ATGAAACATTTACGTATCAACATCCTGGTGATTGTTGCATTGTTCGTTACCGTTGGTCTATGTGCCAAACCTAAGGTTCGCATCTTGGCAACAGGTGGCACCATTGCTGGTGTATCCACAAGTTCTACCTCATCGGCTTACAATGCCGGCCAACTGGGTGTAGAAACCTTGATTGCTGCCGTTCCGCAGATTAAAGACATCGCTGATGTATCGGGTGAGCAAATTTGCAACATCGGTAGTCAGGACATGAACGACCAAGTGTGGCTGAAACTGGCCAAACGAATCAACCAGCTGCTCAACCAAGAAGGTTACGACGGCGTGCTGATCACTCATGGAACCGACACCATGGAAGAGACTGCTTACTTCTTGAGCCTCACCGTACACAGCAACAAGCCTGTCATCTTGGTAGGTGCCATGCGTTCGGCCACAGCCATCTCTGCTGACGGACCCGCCAACCTGTACAATGCAGTGGCTGCCATTGCTACACCCGAATCGCGCGACAAGGGCGTGATGGTTTGCATGAACGACCAACTGTTTGACGCCAAATCGGTCATCAAGACACACACCACCGACTGCGGTACGTTCAAGGGTGGCATCTATGGTCAAATTGGTAACGTGTTCAATGGCAAGGCTTACTATCTGCAAACACCAGCCTACAAGCGCGGAACAGAATCAGTATTCAACGTGGACAACCTCGACAAGTTGCCACAGGTGGGCATCATCTACGGTTACTCCAACTGCTCTGACCTTCCTATCAAGGCATTCGTTGATGCCAAGTACGATGGCATTGTATTGGCAGGTGTTGGCGACGGCAACTTCTACAAAGACGTTTTCGACGTGGCTATCAAAGCACAGAACAGCGGCATCCAAATCGTTCGTTCAAGCCGTGTTCCCACAGGTCCTACCAACTTGAATGCTGAGGTAGATGACAACAAATATCATTTCGTGGCATCTCTCAACCTCAATCCTCAGAAAGCACGCGTATTGTTGATGCTGGCTTTGACGAAAACACACGACTGGCAGCAAATTCAGAAATACTACCAAGAATATTAA
- a CDS encoding leucine-rich repeat protein, whose translation MGYQAFKGAKIDITTAIPATAKIGELPEDNKIKAMYNNLPAGTDQRSGVESFAEFSGSVSLAEGPTTIPTGMFEKAFTNLSHFLIPFSVVNSIDERAFSNAGILSFNALSEVKRIGARAFENGVMSGDFVIGDQVEEVGDGAFAGNTKLEAFILKGSANCKIGVEILEGCPNLEFVDLRNVKNEDFKKNLKNLSREFNSHTITSGLPTHTLVFLPEATDITIADGQDVNFVKSDGTCTKLSLQDGMEYEFLCDIKANQAVYNRCNMTINKTTIDRGYNTPLEVAHYEGDNSLTSYREFSKFADGKHCFTIFLPYAVTLPEGIRAYELRYKNKKEYFTDGIKDDEFPQYPNGYPLGETQFYVFNSIPDGSTLEASRPYLLRITDGNNHTSEKFTANNVEIAKSPEKFGIVDGGRLKPVGFPATSSEQSYSFQGSTEKIPAEAYGHDRPYVLNIVKKHTIEGLNKEIDVWRQMKYENKGSNIQNPSIPPFRGFVNLLPGASSAKQFMVLSEGETTGISSVTENADAQQGAQRIYTIDGRYVGTNFDSLPSGMYIMKGKKTLKTK comes from the coding sequence GTGGGGTATCAGGCTTTCAAGGGTGCCAAAATTGATATAACAACAGCCATCCCTGCAACAGCGAAGATTGGCGAACTGCCCGAAGATAACAAAATTAAGGCGATGTATAACAACCTGCCCGCAGGCACTGACCAGCGGTCGGGCGTGGAATCCTTTGCGGAATTCAGCGGCAGTGTAAGTTTGGCTGAAGGTCCAACAACCATCCCTACAGGCATGTTTGAAAAAGCCTTTACCAACTTATCTCATTTTCTCATTCCCTTTTCTGTGGTGAATTCCATAGACGAAAGAGCTTTCTCAAATGCTGGTATTCTTAGTTTCAACGCCTTGTCTGAAGTAAAGAGGATTGGTGCAAGGGCTTTCGAAAATGGCGTTATGTCAGGTGATTTTGTAATTGGAGACCAAGTTGAGGAAGTAGGCGATGGTGCCTTTGCGGGAAATACCAAATTGGAAGCATTTATCTTGAAGGGTAGTGCTAACTGCAAGATTGGTGTAGAAATTCTTGAAGGTTGCCCCAACTTGGAATTTGTAGACTTGCGCAATGTAAAAAATGAAGATTTTAAAAAGAACCTGAAGAATTTGTCGCGCGAATTTAATTCGCATACAATCACATCAGGTTTGCCTACCCACACTCTCGTGTTTCTTCCGGAAGCAACGGACATCACCATTGCGGATGGTCAGGACGTGAACTTTGTCAAGAGCGACGGTACATGTACCAAGCTGAGCTTGCAGGATGGCATGGAATACGAGTTTCTTTGTGACATCAAAGCCAATCAAGCAGTTTACAACAGATGCAACATGACCATTAACAAGACAACCATAGATCGTGGTTACAACACCCCATTAGAAGTTGCTCATTATGAAGGAGATAATTCTCTAACCTCCTACCGCGAATTTTCTAAGTTTGCTGATGGCAAGCACTGTTTCACTATCTTTTTACCGTACGCCGTGACATTGCCAGAAGGCATACGCGCATACGAGTTGAGATATAAGAACAAGAAAGAGTATTTCACAGATGGTATTAAAGATGATGAGTTTCCTCAATACCCTAACGGTTATCCATTAGGTGAAACACAATTCTATGTCTTCAATTCAATACCTGACGGCAGCACGCTCGAGGCGAGCAGGCCATATCTCCTGCGTATCACTGATGGAAACAATCACACCTCCGAGAAATTTACGGCCAACAATGTGGAAATAGCTAAGTCACCTGAAAAGTTTGGCATAGTCGATGGAGGACGCTTAAAGCCCGTTGGCTTCCCCGCCACGTCGTCTGAGCAGTCTTACAGCTTCCAAGGCAGTACCGAAAAGATTCCTGCTGAGGCTTATGGTCATGATAGGCCTTATGTGCTGAACATAGTGAAGAAGCATACCATTGAAGGACTAAATAAGGAAATCGATGTGTGGAGGCAAATGAAATATGAAAATAAGGGATCAAATATACAAAATCCCAGCATACCGCCATTCCGTGGTTTTGTAAATCTTTTGCCGGGTGCTTCAAGCGCCAAGCAATTCATGGTACTCTCGGAAGGGGAGACGACGGGCATTAGCAGTGTGACAGAAAATGCCGACGCACAGCAAGGCGCACAGCGCATTTACACCATTGACGGACGCTATGTTGGCACCAACTTCGACAGTCTGCCATCGGGCATGTATATCATGAAGGGTAAGAAAACATTAAAGACGAAATAA
- a CDS encoding anaerobic C4-dicarboxylate transporter family protein, whose protein sequence is MATTLIILQLLIVFGFIFIGARVGGIGMGIYGMVGTFLLVFVFGLAPGKAPIDVMMIIVSVIVAAASLQATGGLDYLVGVTGKFLRKHPSQITYYGPLACWMFCLLAGTAHTCYSLLPIISEIAQANKIRPERPLSVSVIAASLGITGSPVSAATAAIISTDILGMKGIDLADVMIVCIPASFVAILVAAFVQNRIGKELEDDPIYQAKVASGEINPEEEQKRMQQINANPNPRAKYSVYAFLLGVALVVTFGLFPQLKPHHMVDGVMTPIATSEMIEIVMMSAAALILLVGKGNVATAAKGTVFAAGMNAMVSIFGIAWMGDTFFNGNKDFFVTHLADWVQAAPFLFAVILFIMSIMLFSQAATVRTIYPLGVLLGINPLYLLAMFPACNGYFFMPNYPTEVAAINFDRTGTTRIGRYVINHSFQLSGFITTIVSIGLAFLITQIFY, encoded by the coding sequence ATGGCTACTACACTCATCATCTTACAATTACTCATTGTATTTGGGTTCATCTTCATTGGTGCCCGCGTAGGCGGCATCGGCATGGGTATCTACGGTATGGTAGGTACTTTCTTATTGGTCTTTGTCTTCGGTCTGGCACCGGGAAAAGCACCCATTGATGTGATGATGATCATTGTTTCGGTTATTGTAGCAGCCGCATCCCTACAAGCCACTGGCGGTTTAGACTATCTGGTGGGTGTCACGGGCAAGTTCCTGCGCAAGCATCCCAGTCAAATCACCTATTACGGTCCGTTGGCATGCTGGATGTTTTGCCTGTTGGCAGGAACGGCGCACACCTGTTATTCACTGCTCCCCATCATTTCTGAGATAGCCCAGGCAAACAAAATTAGACCCGAAAGACCATTAAGCGTCAGTGTCATTGCTGCGTCGCTGGGCATCACCGGTAGTCCCGTGAGTGCCGCTACGGCAGCCATCATCAGTACTGATATCCTGGGCATGAAAGGCATCGACCTGGCCGATGTAATGATTGTGTGCATTCCGGCCTCTTTCGTAGCCATCCTCGTGGCAGCGTTTGTACAGAACCGGATAGGTAAAGAGTTGGAAGACGACCCCATCTACCAAGCCAAGGTGGCGTCGGGTGAAATCAATCCGGAAGAAGAACAGAAACGCATGCAGCAAATAAACGCCAACCCCAACCCACGCGCAAAATACTCCGTGTACGCCTTCTTGCTGGGCGTTGCGCTGGTGGTAACATTTGGTCTGTTCCCTCAACTGAAGCCCCATCACATGGTTGACGGCGTGATGACGCCAATAGCCACCTCCGAGATGATCGAGATTGTGATGATGTCAGCGGCTGCGTTGATTCTCCTTGTGGGCAAGGGCAATGTGGCCACAGCTGCCAAGGGAACTGTCTTCGCTGCCGGCATGAACGCCATGGTGAGCATCTTCGGTATTGCCTGGATGGGCGACACCTTCTTCAATGGCAACAAAGACTTCTTCGTCACTCACCTGGCCGATTGGGTACAAGCGGCTCCCTTCTTGTTCGCCGTCATTCTCTTCATCATGAGCATCATGCTGTTCTCACAGGCAGCCACCGTGCGCACCATCTATCCACTGGGTGTGTTGCTGGGCATCAACCCGCTGTACCTGCTGGCGATGTTCCCCGCCTGCAACGGTTATTTCTTCATGCCCAACTACCCCACCGAGGTGGCAGCCATCAATTTTGACCGAACCGGCACCACACGAATCGGTCGGTACGTCATCAACCACAGTTTCCAGTTGTCAGGATTCATCACGACCATCGTGTCCATCGGACTGGCTTTCTTGATCACGCAAATATTTTATTGA
- a CDS encoding lipocalin-like domain-containing protein, which produces MKKVSYIFLILLMLATWTSCELETSNNGALDGYWRLQQVDTLQTKGTTDLSAQRLFWSVQGKILMLNDLDYRYPECVMEFEHRDQRLTLHRPLLSERTKGDPVIDDVKILYPYGIRRLDEQFEVERLDGSRMILRSEQLRLVFTKF; this is translated from the coding sequence ATGAAAAAAGTATCTTATATCTTCCTCATTCTCCTGATGCTCGCAACATGGACCTCGTGCGAGCTGGAAACATCTAACAATGGGGCCTTAGACGGTTATTGGCGTTTGCAACAAGTAGACACCTTGCAAACCAAGGGAACGACCGACCTCTCTGCGCAACGATTGTTTTGGTCGGTTCAAGGCAAGATTCTCATGCTCAACGATTTGGATTACCGCTATCCCGAGTGTGTGATGGAGTTTGAACACCGTGACCAGCGTCTGACGTTGCACAGGCCATTGCTTTCTGAGAGAACGAAGGGCGACCCCGTGATAGACGATGTGAAGATTCTCTATCCATACGGCATTCGGCGGCTGGACGAGCAGTTTGAGGTGGAACGGTTAGATGGTTCGCGTATGATATTGCGCAGTGAGCAGCTTCGATTGGTGTTCACCAAATTTTAA
- a CDS encoding leucine-rich repeat domain-containing protein translates to MKENYNNKTKLRSAWLALVLLMITALPITAQTAGEKFQVGQLYYEVVDATNHTVKVTYANTDATKPEARQQELIDETTNIPDQWKGYSGTLKTNAVDKNGKKVETMEDELAYELATGQIYTITIPDKVNYNGKDWTVTAIGSYAFINERRIRKIELPKTIEAIEDAAFYQCSVTLLNFPKNLKYIGWRAFYKSNLAPFYLNNSSLKFEYMATQP, encoded by the coding sequence ATGAAAGAAAATTACAACAACAAGACAAAGCTTCGCAGCGCATGGTTAGCGCTTGTGTTGCTGATGATAACGGCTCTGCCTATCACCGCACAGACCGCGGGCGAAAAGTTCCAAGTCGGACAACTGTATTATGAGGTGGTGGATGCCACGAACCATACCGTGAAAGTGACATACGCAAACACAGATGCGACAAAGCCAGAAGCAAGGCAGCAGGAGTTAATTGATGAAACTACAAACATCCCTGACCAGTGGAAAGGCTACAGCGGTACGCTGAAGACAAATGCAGTGGACAAGAATGGCAAAAAAGTTGAAACAATGGAAGACGAACTTGCGTATGAATTGGCTACTGGACAGATTTACACCATTACTATTCCAGATAAGGTCAACTATAATGGCAAGGACTGGACAGTCACAGCCATCGGCTCCTATGCATTCATCAATGAAAGAAGAATCAGAAAAATAGAACTTCCTAAAACGATAGAAGCCATTGAAGATGCTGCCTTTTATCAATGCAGTGTCACATTGTTGAATTTTCCGAAAAATCTGAAGTACATAGGCTGGCGCGCCTTCTATAAGAGCAATTTGGCACCTTTCTACCTTAACAATAGTTCGTTAAAATTTGAGTATATGGCTACGCAGCCTTAG
- the aspA gene encoding aspartate ammonia-lyase has product METNEKYRVESDLLGELQVPADAYYGVQTQRAINNYRISNTKMCDYPQFIMAIAYVKKAAAAANAELGALDKNIADHICQAADDIIGGKLWDNFCIDMMQGGAGTSVNMNANEVIANRALELMGFEKGDYVHCYPNDHVNCGQSTNDAYPTALRYAAYRMNKDLLKSLKALVDCLRTKADEFKDAVKMGRTQLQDAVPMTSGQEFAAFANTLEDELEYIEYNAKKMLTINMGATAIGTGLNAVPGYADLVTEYLTKFTGDKFVKAKDMIAATPDTSDYVSYSGALKRLAVKLSKICNDLRLMASGPRCGLYEINLPAMAPGSSIMPGKVNPVIPEVTNQVCFKVIGNDMTITMAAEAGQLQLNVMEPVIVECMFESITWMTNVMNTFREKCVSGITLNEKHNLDMVKHSIGIVTALNPYIGYKNSTKVAKEALETGKSLHEIVVEKKLMSAEEVDKILDPKAMLQSHNL; this is encoded by the coding sequence ATGGAAACAAACGAAAAATACAGAGTAGAGTCTGATCTCTTGGGCGAATTACAAGTGCCAGCAGACGCTTATTATGGTGTTCAAACGCAGCGCGCCATCAACAATTATCGCATTTCCAACACCAAGATGTGCGATTATCCCCAGTTTATCATGGCCATCGCCTACGTCAAGAAGGCCGCTGCCGCAGCCAACGCTGAGCTGGGTGCCCTTGACAAAAACATTGCAGATCACATCTGTCAAGCTGCCGATGATATCATCGGAGGTAAGCTGTGGGACAACTTCTGCATTGACATGATGCAAGGTGGAGCCGGCACATCCGTGAACATGAACGCCAACGAGGTGATTGCCAACCGCGCACTGGAGTTGATGGGATTTGAGAAAGGTGACTATGTGCACTGCTACCCCAACGACCATGTCAACTGCGGACAGTCTACCAACGACGCTTACCCTACAGCTTTACGCTATGCGGCCTACCGCATGAACAAAGACTTGTTGAAGAGCCTGAAAGCACTCGTAGACTGCTTGCGCACCAAGGCCGACGAGTTTAAAGACGCAGTGAAGATGGGTCGCACCCAATTGCAAGACGCTGTGCCCATGACATCGGGACAAGAGTTCGCCGCTTTTGCCAACACATTGGAAGATGAGCTGGAGTACATCGAATACAATGCGAAGAAAATGCTCACCATCAACATGGGTGCCACAGCCATTGGCACAGGTCTGAACGCAGTTCCAGGCTATGCTGATTTGGTGACCGAGTATCTCACCAAGTTCACCGGCGACAAGTTTGTGAAGGCCAAAGACATGATTGCGGCCACACCAGACACCAGCGATTATGTAAGCTACTCAGGAGCATTGAAGCGATTGGCGGTCAAGTTATCCAAGATTTGCAACGACCTCCGTCTCATGGCTTCAGGTCCTCGTTGCGGCTTGTACGAAATCAATCTGCCAGCTATGGCGCCGGGGTCTTCCATCATGCCGGGTAAGGTGAACCCCGTCATACCCGAGGTGACCAACCAAGTGTGCTTCAAAGTCATCGGTAACGACATGACCATCACCATGGCTGCCGAAGCCGGACAGCTGCAACTCAACGTCATGGAGCCTGTCATCGTAGAGTGCATGTTTGAAAGCATCACCTGGATGACCAACGTCATGAACACCTTCAGGGAGAAATGCGTGAGCGGCATTACCTTGAACGAGAAGCACAACCTCGACATGGTGAAACATTCCATCGGCATTGTCACGGCGCTGAACCCATACATTGGGTACAAAAACAGCACCAAGGTAGCCAAGGAAGCACTGGAGACCGGTAAGAGCCTACACGAGATTGTGGTGGAGAAGAAGCTCATGAGTGCCGAAGAGGTTGACAAGATTCTCGACCCAAAGGCCATGTTGCAATCACACAACCTATAG
- a CDS encoding sugar transferase → MVKTIPPYIKYNDDIKNPRFIPDGMNELERNIKRTADFLIATLALIVFSPLFLLCYCLVKREDGGPVIFKQERIGRFGRPFTIYKFRSMCIDAEKDGPQLYRHQHDKRMTKIGRYLRTHHLDELPQLWNVIKGDMAFIGPRPERKFYIDQIMQRDSRYAYLYQIRPGVTSYATLYNGYTDTMEKMLKRLDLDLYYLEHRSWWFDMKILTKTFINIAFGKIF, encoded by the coding sequence ATGGTGAAGACAATCCCGCCCTACATCAAATACAATGACGACATCAAGAACCCTCGGTTCATTCCCGACGGTATGAACGAGTTGGAGCGTAACATCAAGCGAACTGCCGATTTCTTGATAGCCACCCTTGCACTGATAGTTTTCTCACCCTTGTTTCTGCTTTGCTACTGCTTGGTGAAGCGTGAAGACGGCGGACCCGTAATCTTCAAACAGGAACGAATCGGACGCTTCGGCCGACCTTTCACCATTTACAAATTTCGCAGCATGTGCATCGATGCGGAGAAAGATGGACCGCAACTTTACAGACACCAACACGACAAGCGCATGACCAAAATAGGCAGATACCTGCGCACACACCACTTGGACGAACTGCCACAACTGTGGAATGTGATCAAAGGGGACATGGCCTTCATCGGACCACGACCGGAACGAAAGTTCTACATCGACCAAATCATGCAACGGGATTCCAGGTACGCCTATCTTTACCAAATCCGTCCTGGTGTCACCTCGTATGCGACCTTGTACAATGGTTACACAGATACCATGGAGAAGATGCTGAAACGACTGGATCTCGACTTGTATTACCTGGAACATCGGTCATGGTGGTTCGATATGAAAATACTAACCAAGACTTTCATTAACATCGCATTCGGTAAAATTTTCTAA
- a CDS encoding porin, which translates to MKKIMMICAMMSLALGASAQGNNTGMGGEDGNYESLASRLSKLEKKSDAFNVYFNYASSFQEAYDGNDWGSSFKNKQARLEIKGSFGKLSYRFRHRLNKANGAQGEDNFAKATDILSVGYQVTDKLGITGGKMCQNWGGFEFDENPMYIYQYSDMVDNMDNFMAGVNFAFKPVESQEFNLNITNAYNNKLTQEYGADLKVMKENGKTEAVEAAKHPLTYIFLWNGNFFGDKLQTRWSVGTQTQAKDQSSQMVMLGQKLNLPTFQWYFDYMGAFDDVDRLGIATSDLSAFRGKGNVRYGKVNYNSFITKVNWQFVPQWNLMLKGMYETASVSKIEELKNYRKSFGYFASLEYYPVKSQDCRVFLSYIGRNYKFTDKSKLADYNTSRIELGFMYRIKAF; encoded by the coding sequence ATGAAAAAAATAATGATGATTTGCGCTATGATGTCTTTGGCACTGGGCGCAAGCGCACAAGGTAACAATACAGGCATGGGTGGCGAAGATGGCAATTACGAGTCATTAGCAAGTCGTCTGTCCAAATTGGAGAAGAAAAGCGACGCATTCAATGTATACTTCAACTATGCGTCTTCCTTCCAAGAGGCCTACGATGGCAACGACTGGGGTTCGTCCTTCAAGAACAAGCAAGCCCGATTGGAAATCAAAGGTTCCTTCGGCAAACTCTCTTACCGTTTCCGTCACCGCTTGAATAAAGCCAATGGTGCGCAGGGCGAGGACAACTTTGCTAAGGCTACCGACATTCTTTCGGTTGGTTATCAGGTCACCGACAAGCTCGGTATCACGGGTGGTAAGATGTGTCAAAACTGGGGTGGATTCGAATTTGACGAAAACCCCATGTACATCTACCAATACTCTGACATGGTTGACAACATGGATAACTTCATGGCCGGCGTAAACTTCGCATTCAAACCCGTGGAATCTCAGGAGTTCAACCTGAACATCACCAATGCTTACAACAACAAGTTGACTCAAGAATACGGGGCTGACCTCAAGGTGATGAAAGAGAATGGAAAGACTGAAGCTGTGGAAGCTGCCAAACATCCATTGACCTATATCTTCTTGTGGAATGGTAATTTCTTTGGCGATAAGCTACAAACGCGTTGGTCAGTGGGCACACAGACACAGGCCAAGGATCAGAGCAGCCAGATGGTGATGCTCGGTCAAAAGCTCAACTTGCCCACCTTCCAGTGGTATTTCGACTACATGGGGGCCTTTGACGACGTAGACCGTCTGGGCATTGCCACCAGCGACTTGTCTGCATTCCGCGGAAAAGGCAACGTGCGCTACGGCAAGGTGAACTACAACTCGTTCATAACCAAAGTTAATTGGCAGTTCGTTCCACAGTGGAACCTGATGCTCAAAGGCATGTACGAGACGGCAAGTGTCAGCAAGATCGAAGAACTCAAGAACTATCGTAAGTCCTTTGGTTACTTTGCCAGCTTGGAATATTATCCTGTCAAGTCACAAGACTGCCGCGTATTCTTGTCATACATCGGCCGCAACTACAAGTTCACCGATAAGAGCAAACTGGCTGACTACAACACCAGTCGCATCGAATTGGGCTTCATGTACAGAATCAAGGCATTCTAA